In Zunongwangia sp. HGR-M22, the sequence GGTGATACTGTTAGGATCATGGAGACGAGACCTATGAGTAAATCTAAATGTTGGAGATTAGTAGAAATAATTGAAAGAGCGAAGTAATTATGGTACAACAAGAGTCTAGACTAAGAGTAGCAGATAATACTGGCGCTAAAGAAGTTTTAGCAATTAGAGTATTAGGAGGTACAAAGAAAAGATACGCTTCTGTTGGAGACAAAATTGTTGTCAGCGTTAAAGAAGCTACACCTAATGGGAACATTAAAAAGGGTGCAGTTTCTACAGCAGTTGTTGTTCGTACCAAGAAAGAAGTGCGCAGACCAGATGGATCTTATATAAGATTCGATGATAATGCATGTGTGCTTTTAAACCCAACTGGAGAAATGCGTGGAACACGTGTTTTTGGTCCTGTTGCGAGAGAACTTCGTGATAAGCAATTCATGAAAATTGTATCATTAGCACCTGAAGTGCTTTAATACATTAAAAAAATGACAAAGCTTAAAATAAAATCAGGAGATACTGTTCTTGTTATCGCAGGAGACCATAAAGGTCAGGAAGGTAAAGTTCAGAAAGTATTTCCAGAAAAGAATAAAGCCATAGTGGAAGGAATTAATACAATTTCTAAACATGAGAAGCCAAGTGCTTCTAATCCACAGGGCGGAATTACAAAGAAAGAAGCACCTATTAGCATATCTAACTTATCTTTGGTAACTAAGGACGGTAAAGCAACCCGAGTTGGTTATAGAGAAGAGGATGGTAAAAAGGTGAGATTTTCTAAAAAATCAAATGAAGTAATATAGTTATGGCATACGTACCAAGACTTAGACAAGAGTATGATGACAAAATCAAATCAGCTCTTACAGAAGAATATAGTTACAGCAATGTAATGGAAGTGCCAAAGCTTGAGAAAATCGTAATCAGCCGTGGAGTTGGTGGCGCTGTTGCAGATAAGAAGTTAATTGACCATGCTGTTGATGAATTGTCAGCTATTACTGGTCAAAAGGCTGTTGCAACGATCTCAAAGAAAGATGTTGCTTCATTTAAATTACGTAAAGGGATGCCAATTGGTGCTAAAGTAACTTTACGTGGTTATAGAATGTATGAGTTTTTAGATAGATTAATTACCTCTGCACTTCCACGTGTACGTGATTTTAACGGGATAAAAGCTAACGGATTTGATGGTAGAGGTAATTATAACTTAGGTATTACTGAGCAGATAATTTTCCCTGAAATTGATATTGATGCTGTAAATAGAATTGCAGGTATGGATATTACTTTCGTTACAACCGCAAATACCGATAAAGAAGCTAAATCTTTACTAACTGAATTAGGTTTACCTTTTAAAAAGAATTAAGAATGGCTAAAGAATCAATGAAAGCCCGTGAGGTTAAGAGACAAAAAATGGTAAAAAAATATGCTGAAAAAAGAAAAGCTTTGAAAGAAGCTGGAGATTTTGAAGCATTGCAGAAATTACCTAAGAACTCTTCTCCAGTGCGTTTGCATAATCGTTGTAAGCTAACTGGTAGACCTAAAGGATATATGAGACAATTTGGACTTTCTCGAGTAATGTTTAGAGAAATGGCTAACAATGGTCTTATTCCTGGGGTTAAGAAAGCTAGTTGGTAAATTATAAATTGGTTGTAGGTTCCAAAATTACGGAAAACCATAACCGCAAATTAATATAAATGAATACAGATCCAATTGCAGATTTTTTAACGCGAATTAGAAATGCGGTTGCAGCAAACCA encodes:
- the rplN gene encoding 50S ribosomal protein L14, encoding MVQQESRLRVADNTGAKEVLAIRVLGGTKKRYASVGDKIVVSVKEATPNGNIKKGAVSTAVVVRTKKEVRRPDGSYIRFDDNACVLLNPTGEMRGTRVFGPVARELRDKQFMKIVSLAPEVL
- the rplE gene encoding 50S ribosomal protein L5, translating into MAYVPRLRQEYDDKIKSALTEEYSYSNVMEVPKLEKIVISRGVGGAVADKKLIDHAVDELSAITGQKAVATISKKDVASFKLRKGMPIGAKVTLRGYRMYEFLDRLITSALPRVRDFNGIKANGFDGRGNYNLGITEQIIFPEIDIDAVNRIAGMDITFVTTANTDKEAKSLLTELGLPFKKN
- the rpsN gene encoding 30S ribosomal protein S14, which produces MAKESMKAREVKRQKMVKKYAEKRKALKEAGDFEALQKLPKNSSPVRLHNRCKLTGRPKGYMRQFGLSRVMFREMANNGLIPGVKKASW
- the rplX gene encoding 50S ribosomal protein L24; the encoded protein is MTKLKIKSGDTVLVIAGDHKGQEGKVQKVFPEKNKAIVEGINTISKHEKPSASNPQGGITKKEAPISISNLSLVTKDGKATRVGYREEDGKKVRFSKKSNEVI